From the Cucurbita pepo subsp. pepo cultivar mu-cu-16 chromosome LG05, ASM280686v2, whole genome shotgun sequence genome, one window contains:
- the LOC111795223 gene encoding auxin-responsive protein SAUR21-like, which produces MGIRLPSLLLNAKQAVKMHTASSRNRCGVPKGHIAVYVGDMERKRFVVPIAYLNHPSFSALLNRAEEEFGFKHPTGGLTIPCREDVFINLTSRLQSC; this is translated from the coding sequence ATGGGAATCAGACTACCTTCACTTCTCCTCAATGCCAAGCAAGCTGTCAAAATGCATACCGCTTCTTCCAGAAACCGGTGTGGCGTTCCCAAAGGCCATATTGCAGTTTATGTGGGAGATATggagagaaagagatttgTAGTTCCAATAGCATACCTAAaccatccttctttttctgctTTGCTCAACCGTGcagaagaagaatttggatTTAAACATCCAACTGGAGGTCTTACAATTCCTTGCAGAGAAGATGTCTTCATCAATCTCACATCCAGGCTGCAATCTTGctga
- the LOC111795228 gene encoding auxin-responsive protein SAUR21-like, with translation MGIRLLSLVPHAKQILKKQSSFTKNQLDVPKGHVAVYVGEIQRKRFVIPISYLNHPSFQKLLGHAEEEFGFHHPQGGLTIPCREDAFVDLTSRLQVS, from the coding sequence ATGGGGATTCGGTTGCTATCTTTGGTTCCTCATGCTAAGCAAATTCTAAAGAAGCAGTCAAGTTTCACCAAAAACCAGTTGGACGTTCCAAAAGGCCATGTGGCCGTTTATGTGGGAGAGATCCAAAGGAAGCGGTTCGTGATTCCGATATCTTACCTAAACCATCCATCATTCCAGAAACTGCTCGGTCATGCCGAGGAGGAGTTTGGCTTCCATCATCCACAAGGAGGCCTAACAATTCCTTGCAGAGAAGATGCCTTTGTTGATCTCACTTCTAGATTGCAAGTTTCTTGA
- the LOC111795231 gene encoding auxin-responsive protein SAUR24-like codes for MGIRLLFLVPHAKQILKKQSGFTKSQLDVPKGHVAVYVGEFQRKRFLVPISYLNHPSFQNLLSHAEEEFGFHHPQGGLTIPCKEDAFIDLTSRLQVS; via the coding sequence ATGGGGATTCGATTGCTATTCTTGGTTCCTCATGCCAAGCAGATCCTAAAGAAGCAGTCAGGTTTTACCAAAAGTCAGTTGGATGTGCCAAAAGGCCATGTGGCTGTTTACGTAGGAGAGTTCCAAAGAAAGCGGTTCTTGGTTCCAATTTCTTACTTAAACCATCCATCATTCCAAAATCTACTCAGCCATGCAGAGGAAGAGTTTGGCTTCCATCATCCACAGGGGGGTCTAACAATTCCTTGCAAGGAGGATGCCTTCATTGATCTCACCTCCAGATTGCAAGTATCTTGA
- the LOC111795137 gene encoding auxin-responsive protein SAUR21-like — MGIRLPSLLLNAKQAVKMHTASSRNRCGVPKGHIAVYVGDIERKRFVVPIAYLNHPSFSALLNRAEEEFGFKHPTGGLTIPCREDVFINLTSRLQSC, encoded by the coding sequence ATGGGAATCAGACTACCTTCACTTCTTCTCAATGCCAAACAAGCTGTTAAAATGCATACCGCTTCTTCCAGAAACCGGTGTGGCGTTCCCAAAGGCCATATTGCAGTTTATGTGGGAGATATTGAGAGAAAGAGATTTGTAGTTCCAATAGCATACCTAAaccatccttctttttctgctTTGCTCAACCGTGcagaagaagaatttggatTTAAACATCCAACTGGAGGTCTTACAATTCCTTGCAGAGAAGATGTCTTCATCAATCTCACATCCAGGCTGCAATCTTGctga
- the LOC111795222 gene encoding auxin-responsive protein SAUR24-like yields the protein MGIRLLSLVPHAKQILKLQSGFTKSQKDVPKGHVAVYVGEIQRKRFLVPISYLNHPLFQKLLSHAEEEFGFHHPQGGLTIPCKEDAFIDLTSRLQVS from the coding sequence ATGGGAATTCGATTGCTATCCTTGGTTCCTCATGCCAAGCAAATCCTAAAGTTGCAGTCAGGTTTTACCAAAAGTCAGAAGGATGTGCCAAAAGGCCATGTGGCTGTTTATGTAGGAGAGATCCAAAGAAAGCGGTTCTTGGTTCCAATTTCTTACTTAAACCATCCGTTATTCCAAAAACTACTCAGCCATGCAGAGGAAGAGTTTGGCTTCCATCATCCACAGGGGGGTCTAACAATTCCTTGCAAGGAGGATGCCTTCATTGATCTCACCTCCAGATTGCAAGTATCTTGA
- the LOC111795226 gene encoding auxin-responsive protein SAUR21-like, protein MGIRLLSLVPHAKQILKMQSSFTKNQLDVPKGHVAVYVGEIQRKRFVVPISYLNHPSFQKLLSHAEEEFGFHHPQGGLTIPCREDAFVDLTSRLQVS, encoded by the coding sequence ATGGGGATTCGGTTGCTATCTTTGGTTCCTCATGCCAAGCAAATTCTAAAGATGCAGTCAAGTTTTACCAAAAACCAGTTGGACGTTCCAAAAGGTCATGTGGCTGTTTATGTGGGAGAGATCCAAAGGAAGCGGTTCGTGGTTCCGATATCTTACCTAAACCATCCATCGTTCCAGAAACTGCTCAGCCACGCCGAGGAGGAGTTTGGCTTCCATCATCCACAAGGGGGCCTAACAATTCCTTGCAGAGAAGATGCCTTCGTTGATCTCACTTCTAGATTGCAAGTTTCTTGA
- the LOC111795221 gene encoding auxin-responsive protein SAUR21-like, with protein MGIRLPSLLLNAKQIVRMQTVSSRSQCGVPKGHIAVYVGEIERKRFVVPISYLNHPSFVALLKTAEEEFGFKHPTGALTIPCREDAFLNLTSRLHTP; from the coding sequence ATGGGAATCAGACTACCTTCACTTCTCCTTAATGCTAAGCAAATTGTAAGAATGCAGACGGTTTCTTCAAGAAGCCAATGTGGTGTTCCCAAGGGTCATATTGCAGTCTATGTGGGGGAGATTGAAAGGAAGCGGTTTGTAGTTCCGATATCGTACTTGAACCATCCTTCTTTCGTAGCTCTACTCAAGACAGCTGAAGAAGAATTTGGATTTAAACATCCAACAGGAGCTTTAACAATTCCTTGCAGAGAAGATGCCTTCCTCAACCTCACTTCTAGGCTGCATACTCCctga
- the LOC111795225 gene encoding auxin-responsive protein SAUR21-like, producing the protein MGIRLPSVLLNAKQILKVQAMSAKNHSDVPKGHIAVYVGEIQRKRFVVPISYLKNPSFQALLNRSEEEFGFCHPMGGLTIPCREDAFVNLTSRLHRS; encoded by the coding sequence ATGGGAATCCGCTTGCCATCAGTACTTCTCAATGCCAAGCAGATTCTGAAAGTTCAAGCTATGTCTGCCAAAAATCATTCTGACGTTCCCAAAGGCCACATTGCAGTCTACGTGGGAGAGATCCAGAGAAAGAGATTCGTAGTTCCTATATCCTACTTGAAGAATCCTTCTTTCCAAGCTCTGCTAAATAGATCAGAAGAAGAGTTTGGATTTTGCCATCCGATGGGCGGCTTGACAATTCCGTGCAGAGAAGATGCCTTCGTAAATCTCACTTCTAGGCTGCACAGATCATGA
- the LOC111795224 gene encoding auxin-responsive protein SAUR21-like, translating to MGFRLPSILLNAKQILKMQAMSARNQFDVPKGHIAVYVGEIQRKRFVVPISYLKHPSFVDLLNRSEEEFGFCHPMGGLTIPCREDAFINLTSRLHTF from the coding sequence ATGGGATTCCGTTTGCCATCGATTCTTCTTAATGCCAAGCAGATTCTGAAAATGCAAGCTATGTCTGCCAGAAATCAATTTGATGTTCCTAAAGGCCATATTGCAGTCTATGTGGGAGAGATTCAAAGGAAAAGATTTGTGGTTCCAATATCATACCTAAAGCATCCTTCTTTTGTAGATCTGCTCAATAGATcagaagaagaatttggatTTTGCCATCCGATGGGCGGTTTGACGATTCCATGCAGAGAAGATGCCTTCATAAATCTCACTTCTAGGCTGCACACATTCTGA